Proteins from a single region of Bradyrhizobium diazoefficiens:
- a CDS encoding amidohydrolase family protein: protein MTSLIAGGVDCDVHPAVPHLTSLLPYLNDYWRDQVTTRGMVDLVSQSYPKNSPIVARPDWRPETGKPGESPAEMQRHVLDPFQLKRAICNPLYGVQMVFSEDLQAAFCRALNDWLAKEWLDRDQRLRGSIVIPTQSIDKAVAEIERCAQDKRFVQVLMLVMGDVPLGKRALWPIYAAAERLDLPIGIHAGSAYHNPPTAVGWGSYHIEDYVGQAQAFQTQLSSLIVEGVFAKYPRLKMVMLESGVSWIAPYLWRLHKFWRGVRMETPWVDRAPLEIVRSNIRFSLQPFDAPPEPETLIRLFDHMQSDELVLFSTDYPHWQFDGQDALPEGLTPDLVRKIMIDNPHATYPRLT, encoded by the coding sequence CAGCCTGCTGCCATATCTGAACGACTACTGGCGCGATCAGGTGACGACGCGCGGCATGGTCGATCTCGTCTCGCAATCCTACCCGAAGAACTCGCCGATCGTGGCGCGGCCCGATTGGCGTCCCGAGACTGGCAAGCCGGGCGAAAGCCCGGCGGAAATGCAGCGCCATGTGCTCGATCCCTTTCAGCTCAAACGTGCCATCTGCAATCCGCTCTACGGCGTGCAGATGGTGTTTTCGGAAGATTTGCAGGCCGCGTTCTGCCGCGCGCTGAACGACTGGCTGGCGAAGGAATGGCTCGACCGTGACCAGCGGCTGCGCGGCTCCATCGTGATCCCCACGCAGAGCATCGACAAGGCCGTTGCCGAGATCGAGCGCTGTGCGCAGGACAAGCGGTTCGTGCAGGTGCTGATGCTGGTGATGGGTGATGTTCCGCTCGGCAAGCGCGCGCTGTGGCCGATCTATGCAGCAGCCGAGCGGCTGGACCTGCCCATCGGCATCCACGCCGGTTCCGCCTATCACAATCCGCCAACTGCGGTTGGGTGGGGTTCCTATCACATCGAGGATTATGTCGGCCAGGCCCAGGCGTTCCAGACCCAGCTCTCCAGCCTGATTGTCGAGGGCGTGTTCGCCAAATATCCGCGGCTGAAGATGGTGATGCTGGAATCCGGCGTGTCCTGGATCGCACCGTATCTCTGGCGGCTGCACAAATTCTGGCGCGGGGTGCGGATGGAGACACCGTGGGTCGACCGCGCGCCGCTGGAAATTGTGCGCAGCAACATCCGATTCTCATTACAGCCATTTGATGCGCCGCCGGAACCCGAGACATTAATTCGCCTGTTTGATCATATGCAGTCCGACGAATTGGTCCTATTCTCCACGGACTATCCGCACTGGCAGTTCGACGGCCAGGACGCGTTGCCCGAAGGTCTCACCCCCGATCTCGTGCGCAAGATCATGATCGATAATCCGCATGCGACCTATCCCCGCCTGACTTAG
- a CDS encoding transcriptional regulator GcvA, with protein MTARLPSLNGLRAFEAAARHLSFTLAASELNVTQTAISHQIRRLEEELGIRLFIRQNRALALTPEARDYLPGVRAAFNDLRLATDRLLRKDEDKVLTISTIASLAAKWLLPRLTDFQESHPGIDVRITTSTSLVDFQRDNVDAAIRYGRGQWPGVRAEWLMADELFPVCSPSLLRRDKPLRQPEDLKDHVLLHTNNGDDWRLWLTAAGLPTGISRQPGITFDMTFVTVQAAIDGMGVAMGRTSYVQDDIAKGRLVVPFKIALPADAGFYLVSPEGRREAPKLAAFRQWMIAATQNKA; from the coding sequence ATTGCCGTCACTGAACGGATTGCGGGCCTTTGAAGCCGCCGCGCGCCACCTCAGCTTCACGCTGGCGGCGAGCGAACTCAACGTGACGCAGACCGCGATCAGCCATCAGATCCGCCGCCTCGAGGAGGAGCTCGGCATCCGCCTGTTCATTCGGCAGAACCGCGCGCTGGCGCTGACGCCGGAGGCGCGCGATTACCTGCCGGGCGTACGCGCCGCTTTCAACGACCTCCGCCTCGCCACCGACCGGCTGCTGCGCAAGGACGAGGACAAGGTGCTGACGATCTCGACCATTGCCTCGCTGGCCGCGAAGTGGCTGCTGCCGCGGCTGACGGACTTCCAGGAGAGCCATCCCGGCATCGACGTCCGCATCACCACCTCGACCAGCCTCGTCGATTTCCAGCGCGACAATGTCGATGCCGCGATCCGCTACGGCCGTGGCCAGTGGCCGGGCGTTCGCGCCGAATGGCTGATGGCGGACGAGTTGTTTCCGGTGTGCAGCCCCTCGCTCCTTCGCCGCGACAAGCCGCTGCGCCAGCCCGAAGATTTGAAGGACCACGTGCTGCTGCATACCAACAACGGCGACGATTGGCGGCTCTGGCTGACCGCAGCGGGACTGCCGACCGGCATCTCCCGGCAGCCCGGCATCACCTTCGACATGACCTTCGTGACGGTGCAGGCCGCGATCGATGGCATGGGCGTGGCGATGGGACGGACCTCCTACGTCCAGGACGACATCGCCAAGGGCCGTCTCGTCGTGCCCTTCAAGATCGCGTTGCCAGCGGATGCCGGCTTCTATCTGGTCTCACCGGAGGGCCGCCGCGAGGCGCCGAAGCTTGCCGCGTTCCGCCAATGGATGATCGCGGCAACGCAGAATAAAGCCTGA
- a CDS encoding Rieske (2Fe-2S) protein: MARHVVAAVDELPPGTRKFLEIDGRPIAVFNIKGEYFGLMNRCPHQGAALCEGPLIGLAQSKEPGEIEYTKLGEVIRCPWHGWEFDIRTGQSYCDPRRFRVKAYSAHVEPGASVVKGPYVAETVTVKLESDYVVVEL, translated from the coding sequence ATGGCGCGGCATGTGGTCGCCGCGGTCGATGAGCTTCCGCCGGGCACGCGAAAATTTCTGGAGATCGACGGCCGGCCGATCGCGGTCTTCAACATCAAGGGCGAATATTTCGGCCTGATGAACCGTTGCCCGCATCAGGGCGCCGCGTTGTGCGAAGGCCCGCTGATCGGGCTGGCGCAATCGAAGGAGCCCGGCGAGATCGAATACACAAAACTCGGCGAGGTCATCCGCTGCCCCTGGCACGGCTGGGAGTTCGATATTCGCACCGGCCAGTCCTATTGCGACCCCCGCCGCTTCCGCGTGAAGGCCTATTCGGCCCATGTCGAGCCGGGCGCGAGCGTGGTGAAGGGGCCGTATGTCGCCGAAACCGTCACGGTGAAGCTCGAGAGCGATTACGTGGTGGTGGAGCTGTAG
- a CDS encoding MFS transporter, giving the protein MAGPATSTNPPAVKSRIGAILRATSGNFLEQFDFFLFGFYAAAIGKAFFPSTNETASLLNTFGVFWLGALMRPVGAIVLGAYIDRIGRRQGLIVTLGIMAIGTVVIAFCPSYATIGIAAPVVVLTGRLLQGFSAGVELGGVSVYLAEISTPGNRGFYTSFQSSSQQVAIFVASILGYLLSEVMPADTVAAWGWRIPFFVGCLIIPLIFFLRRTLEETPAFLAMKKHPTASEVFASALANWRIVILGMMIAILTTTTFYFVTVYTPTFGKTVLKLSTQDALLVTLLVAVTNFIWNPIGGALSDRVGRKPVLIGIATLSLLTAYPALSWLVAAPTFGKLLAVEMMFSFYFGMYSGTMLGALVEIVPAHVRTTCFSLAFALAAALFGTFTPFASTLLIEHTGNKAAPGAWLMFAAVLGIIAALIVYRGGGKAVPTYDPVAEPVTGL; this is encoded by the coding sequence ATGGCTGGACCAGCCACCTCAACCAATCCGCCCGCCGTCAAGTCACGCATCGGCGCGATCCTGCGCGCCACATCAGGTAATTTCCTCGAACAGTTCGACTTTTTCCTGTTCGGCTTCTATGCCGCCGCGATCGGCAAGGCGTTCTTCCCCTCGACGAACGAGACCGCGTCGCTGCTCAACACCTTTGGCGTGTTCTGGCTCGGCGCACTCATGCGTCCTGTCGGCGCGATCGTGCTCGGCGCCTATATCGATCGCATCGGCCGCCGCCAGGGCCTGATCGTTACGCTCGGCATCATGGCCATAGGCACCGTCGTGATCGCATTCTGTCCGAGCTACGCGACCATTGGTATCGCGGCCCCGGTCGTCGTGCTGACGGGCCGTTTGCTGCAAGGCTTCTCCGCCGGCGTCGAGCTCGGCGGCGTATCGGTCTATCTCGCGGAGATCTCGACGCCCGGCAATCGCGGCTTCTACACCTCGTTCCAGTCGTCGAGCCAGCAGGTCGCGATCTTCGTGGCCTCGATCCTCGGCTATCTGCTCTCCGAGGTGATGCCGGCCGACACGGTCGCTGCCTGGGGCTGGCGCATTCCCTTCTTCGTCGGCTGCCTGATCATTCCGCTGATCTTCTTCCTGCGACGTACGCTGGAGGAGACGCCGGCGTTTCTGGCCATGAAGAAGCACCCGACCGCCAGCGAAGTCTTCGCCTCCGCGCTCGCCAACTGGCGCATCGTCATCCTCGGCATGATGATCGCGATCCTGACCACGACGACGTTCTACTTCGTCACCGTGTACACGCCGACCTTCGGCAAGACCGTGCTAAAGCTGTCGACGCAGGATGCGCTTCTGGTCACGCTGCTGGTCGCCGTTACGAACTTTATCTGGAATCCGATCGGCGGCGCGCTGTCCGATCGCGTCGGCCGCAAGCCGGTGCTGATCGGCATCGCCACGTTGTCGCTGCTCACCGCTTATCCGGCGCTGAGCTGGCTGGTGGCGGCGCCGACCTTCGGCAAGCTGCTCGCGGTCGAGATGATGTTCTCGTTCTACTTCGGCATGTATAGCGGCACCATGCTCGGTGCGTTGGTCGAGATCGTGCCCGCGCATGTGCGCACGACCTGCTTCTCGCTGGCGTTCGCGCTCGCCGCCGCGCTGTTCGGCACGTTCACGCCGTTCGCCTCGACCTTGCTGATCGAGCATACCGGCAACAAGGCCGCGCCCGGTGCCTGGCTGATGTTTGCGGCCGTGCTCGGCATCATCGCGGCGCTGATCGTCTACCGCGGCGGCGGCAAGGCGGTGCCGACGTATGATCCGGTAGCGGAGCCGGTCACGGGGCTTTGA
- a CDS encoding amidohydrolase family protein, translated as MNIQFRENTEAASPLTTKTAIADCDIHPARATRTELYPYLAKRWQHHLEVYGVHAYQGMMEGPPYPKAQPNASRRDAYPPEGGPQGSSLSFMQKQLLDPNNVQLGVLNPLNTGQGIRNHELSAALCSAINDWQIDKWTSRDKRLKASIVVGNEDGLSAAAEIRERAGDKNFVQVLLLSRNVEPLGQRRYWPIYQAAEEAGLPVGVHAFGFGGNPITPSGWPSYYLEEMVGHSQCQQSALASLVLEGVFERFPKLKMVMIEAGFGWAPSLAWRLDKAWQRLRSEVPHVKRPPSEYIREQVWWTTQPMEDPERREDLFDVINWIGWDRLLFATDYPHWDYDEPSRVLPAGVSEANREAFYLGNAKKLYGIAA; from the coding sequence ATGAATATCCAGTTCCGCGAGAACACCGAAGCCGCTTCCCCCTTGACGACCAAGACCGCGATTGCGGACTGCGACATCCATCCGGCACGCGCGACGCGCACTGAGCTTTATCCCTATCTCGCCAAACGCTGGCAGCATCACCTCGAAGTCTATGGCGTCCATGCCTATCAGGGCATGATGGAAGGCCCGCCCTACCCGAAGGCCCAGCCCAACGCATCGCGCCGCGATGCCTATCCGCCGGAAGGCGGGCCGCAGGGCTCATCGCTCTCATTCATGCAGAAGCAGTTGCTCGATCCGAACAATGTGCAACTCGGGGTGCTCAATCCGCTCAACACCGGGCAGGGTATCCGCAATCACGAGCTCTCGGCTGCGCTCTGCTCGGCGATCAACGACTGGCAGATCGACAAATGGACCAGCAGGGACAAGCGGCTGAAGGCCTCGATTGTCGTCGGCAATGAGGATGGCCTGTCGGCCGCCGCCGAGATTCGCGAACGCGCCGGCGACAAGAATTTCGTTCAAGTGCTGCTGCTCAGCCGCAATGTCGAGCCGCTCGGCCAGCGCCGCTACTGGCCGATCTATCAGGCTGCGGAAGAGGCCGGCCTTCCCGTCGGCGTGCATGCCTTCGGATTCGGCGGCAACCCGATCACGCCGTCGGGCTGGCCTTCCTATTACCTCGAGGAGATGGTGGGCCACTCGCAGTGCCAGCAATCGGCGCTGGCAAGCCTCGTGTTAGAGGGCGTGTTCGAGCGTTTCCCGAAGCTGAAGATGGTGATGATCGAGGCCGGCTTTGGCTGGGCGCCGTCGCTGGCGTGGCGGCTCGACAAGGCCTGGCAGCGGCTCAGGAGCGAAGTGCCGCATGTAAAAAGACCGCCGTCCGAATATATCCGCGAGCAGGTGTGGTGGACCACGCAGCCGATGGAAGATCCTGAAAGGCGCGAGGATCTGTTCGACGTCATCAACTGGATCGGCTGGGACCGGCTGTTGTTCGCGACCGACTATCCGCATTGGGATTATGACGAGCCGTCCCGCGTGCTGCCGGCGGGCGTCAGCGAAGCCAATCGCGAGGCGTTCTATCTTGGTAATGCGAAGAAGCTGTACGGGATCGCCGCATGA